The Amycolatopsis sp. DG1A-15b genome window below encodes:
- the glpK gene encoding glycerol kinase GlpK gives MVQRYVMSIDQGTTSTRCILFDARGRLVSVVQREHQQHFPRPGWVEHDATEIWRNVSRIVPQALADAGATADQVVGLGIANQRETTVLWDRRTGNPVGRAIVWQDTRTDAMLEQLAREPGADRVRQLCGLPLATYFSAPRIRWLLERTPGLRERAERGDVLFGTIESWLIWNLTGGAEGGVHVTDVTNASRTMLMNLRTLNWDDELLEFFDVPRAMLPEIRSSTEVYGTTSRVVPGIRIAAALGDQQAALFGQTCFAPGEAKCTYGTGSFLLLNTGPTPVLSTHGMLTTVGFKIGDEPAVYALEGSIAVTGSLVQWFRDGLELIGSAPEIETLARTVEDNGGCYIVPAFSGLFAPHWHSEARGVIAGLTSYITKGHLARAVLEATAWQTREVVDAMNADSGLALSTLKVDGGMTADNLLMQCIADVLDVPVVRPMVAETVSLGAAYAAGLSVGYWPDLEGLRRNWHRAGQWLPAMDPARRDSEYAHWRQAVELTFGWMRPAPAAAAPGSDLVEVLLADHRRFEQLLRDLRNTEADRPALVAELSALLVAHATATERIVRPDAPGEPLADDLLAVLEGDDFEKALPRLEKVVDAHVRGEERGLLNELRRSMSTSDRTGLGRAFVAERRRQLDLDCGAADHIRGLGDRLKL, from the coding sequence GGCGCTCGCCGACGCGGGCGCCACCGCCGATCAGGTCGTCGGGCTGGGGATCGCCAACCAGCGCGAGACCACCGTCCTGTGGGACCGGCGTACCGGCAACCCCGTCGGACGGGCGATCGTCTGGCAGGACACCCGCACCGACGCCATGCTCGAACAGCTCGCCCGCGAACCCGGCGCCGACCGCGTGCGGCAGCTGTGCGGCCTGCCCCTGGCCACCTACTTCTCGGCACCGCGCATCCGCTGGCTGCTCGAACGCACCCCGGGGCTGCGCGAGCGGGCCGAACGCGGGGACGTCCTCTTCGGCACCATCGAGAGCTGGCTGATCTGGAACCTCACCGGCGGCGCCGAGGGCGGCGTGCACGTCACCGACGTCACCAACGCCTCGCGCACCATGCTGATGAACCTGCGCACGCTGAACTGGGACGACGAGCTCCTGGAGTTCTTCGACGTCCCGCGCGCGATGCTGCCGGAGATCCGGTCCTCGACCGAGGTCTACGGCACCACTTCGCGAGTGGTCCCCGGCATCCGGATCGCCGCGGCGCTCGGCGACCAGCAGGCGGCGCTGTTCGGCCAGACCTGCTTCGCGCCCGGCGAGGCCAAGTGCACCTACGGCACCGGCAGCTTCCTGCTGCTCAACACCGGCCCGACGCCGGTGCTGTCCACCCACGGCATGCTCACCACCGTCGGGTTCAAGATCGGTGACGAGCCCGCGGTGTACGCCCTCGAAGGCTCGATCGCCGTCACCGGATCGCTGGTCCAGTGGTTCCGGGACGGCCTGGAGCTGATCGGCAGCGCGCCCGAGATCGAGACGCTGGCCAGGACGGTCGAGGACAACGGCGGCTGCTACATCGTGCCCGCGTTCTCCGGCCTGTTCGCGCCGCACTGGCACAGCGAGGCGCGCGGGGTGATCGCCGGGCTGACGTCGTACATCACGAAGGGCCACCTGGCGCGGGCGGTGCTGGAAGCGACCGCCTGGCAGACCCGCGAGGTCGTCGACGCGATGAACGCCGACTCCGGGCTGGCCCTGTCGACGTTGAAGGTCGACGGCGGGATGACCGCGGACAACTTGCTGATGCAGTGCATCGCCGACGTCCTCGACGTGCCGGTGGTGCGTCCGATGGTGGCGGAGACGGTCTCGCTGGGCGCGGCTTACGCGGCGGGGCTGTCCGTCGGGTACTGGCCGGACCTGGAGGGCCTGCGGCGCAACTGGCACCGGGCCGGCCAGTGGCTGCCGGCGATGGACCCGGCCCGCCGTGACTCCGAATACGCGCACTGGCGCCAGGCGGTGGAGCTGACGTTCGGCTGGATGCGCCCGGCCCCGGCCGCGGCGGCGCCGGGTTCGGACCTGGTCGAGGTCCTGCTGGCCGACCACCGCCGGTTCGAGCAGCTGCTGCGCGACCTGCGCAACACCGAAGCCGACCGGCCGGCGCTGGTGGCGGAGCTGTCGGCCCTGCTGGTCGCCCACGCGACGGCGACCGAGCGGATCGTCCGCCCGGACGCGCCGGGCGAACCGCTCGCCGACGACCTGCTCGCGGTCCTGGAGGGCGACGACTTCGAAAAGGCGTTGCCACGTCTGGAGAAAGTCGTCGACGCTCATGTGCGCGGCGAGGAACGCGGGCTGCTGAACGAACTGCGCCGGAGCATGTCCACATCGGACCGGACGGGGCTGGGCCGGGCGTTCGTCGCGGAACGCCGTCGCCAGCTCGACCTGGACTGCGGTGCGGCGGACCACATCCGCGGCCTGGGCGACCGCCTGAAGCTCTGA